A portion of the Rhinopithecus roxellana isolate Shanxi Qingling chromosome 19, ASM756505v1, whole genome shotgun sequence genome contains these proteins:
- the LOC115894890 gene encoding RUN domain-containing protein 1 isoform X2, producing the protein MTFPRYHSPVSPTLCAQCLIHNRCSIKHYCPELNPPGKGALGDFGTSGPAHHSSGVQANTPLPWQQGARLTCCGVSGKMAAVEAAAEPVTVVAAVGPKAKNEEEEEEEPLPPCEAVRWAPVGAVAEAGPGATAFFEETAAEEPGAVPGSPPDSPGRTLRRLRAERRRLDSALLALSSHFAQVQFRLRQVVRGAPAEQQRLLRELEDFAFRGCPHVLGYEGPGDPASDEGDGLPGDRPRLRGEDQGLSEQEKQERLETQREKQKELILQLKTQLDDLETFAYQEGSYDSLPQSVVLERQRVIIDELIKKLDMNLNEDISSLSTEELRQRVDAAVAQIVNPARVKEQLVEQLKTQIRDLEMFINFIQDEVGSPLQTGGGHCECKAGGKTGNGCSRTGSSRPPPGNSKTKAEDVKKVRETGLHLMRRALAVLQIFAVSQFGCATGQIPPTLWQRGQADRDYSPLLKRLEVSVDRVKQLALRQQPHNHVITSANLQDLSLGGKDELTMAVRKELTVAVRDLLAHGLYASSPGMSLVMAPIACLLPAFSSAPQAMHPWELFVKYYHAKNGRAYVESPARKLSQSFALPVTGGTVVTPKQSLLTAIHMVLTEHDPFKRSADSELKALVCMALNEQRLVSWVNLICKSGSLIEPHYQPWSYMAHTGFESALNLLSRLSSLKFSLPVDLAVRQLKNIKDAF; encoded by the exons ATGACTTTTCCCCGGTATCATTCACCTGTTTCTCCAACGCTGTGTGCTCAGTGTCTGATtcacaataggtgctcaataaaacaTTATTGTCCTGAATTAAATCCCCCGGGAAAGGGCGCCCTCGGGGACTTCGGAACTTCAGGCCCCGCCCACCACTCCTCTGGGGTTCAGGCCAACACGCCGTTGCCATGGCAGCAGGGGGCGCGGTTGACGTGCTGCGGGGTTTCCGGGAAGATGGCGGCTGTCGAAGCGGCTGCAGAGCCGGTAACGGTGGTGGCGGCTGTTGGGCCAAAAGCGAAAAacgaagaggaggaggaagaggagccgCTGCCACCGTGCGAGGCGGTGCGCTGGGCCCCGGTGGGGGCGGTGGCGGAGGCCGGGCCTGGAGCAACTGCGTTTTTCGAAGAGACGGCGGCCGAGGAGCCTGGCGCTGTCCCGGGCTCCCCGCCGGATTCGCCGGGCCGGACGCTGCGGCGGCTGCGGGCAGAGCGGCGGCGGCTGGACTCGGCGCTGCTGGCGCTGTCCTCGCACTTCGCGCAGGTGCAGTTCCGCCTGCGACAGGTGGTGCGCGGGGCGCCGGCGGAGCAGCAGCGCCTTCTGCGGGAGCTCGAAGACTTCGCCTTCCGCGGCTGCCCTCACGTCCTAGGTTACGAAGGGCCCGGCGACCCCGCCAGCGATGAGGGCGATGGGCTGCCGGGAGACCGGCCACGGTTGCGGGGCGAGGACCAG GGCTTG AGTGAGCAGGAAAAACAAGAGCGTCTGGAAACCCAAAGGGAGAAGCAGAAAGAACTGATACTACAGCTGAAGACCCAGCTAGATGACCTGGAAACATTTGCCTATCAAGAGGGCAGTTACGACTCGCTGCCACAGTCCGTGGTGTTGGAAAGACAGCGG GTGATCATAGATGAGTTAATAAAGAAACTGGACATGAATCTGAATGAGGACATCAGTTCCCTGTCCACTGAAGAGCTTCGTCAGCGCGTAGATGCAGCGGTGGCTCAGATCGTCAACCCAGCCCGAGTCAAAGAACAGTTGGTTGAGCAACTAAAAACTCAGATCCGAGACCTCGAGATGTTCATCAACTTCATCCAAG ATGAAGTGGGAAGCCCCTTGCAGACAGGTGGTGGACACTGTGAGTGCAAGGCCGGTGGGAAGACAGGAAATGGCTGCAGCAGAACAGGCAGCAGCAGACCGCCTCCAGGAAACAGCAAAA caaaggcagaggatgtgaagaaagtcCGGGAGACAGGGCTGCACCTGATGCGGCGAGCGCTGGCAGTGCTCCAGATCTTTGCTGTTAGCCAATTTGGTTGTGCCACAGGCCAGATCCCTCCAACCCTGTGGCAGAGGGGCCAGGCTGACAGAGACTACTCTCCCTTGCTGAAGAGGCTGGAGGTGTCAGTGGACAGAGTGAAGCAGCTAGCCTTGAGGCAGCAGCCACACAACCATGTCATCACCTCTGCCAACCTCCAGGACCTCTCTCTGGGAGGCAAGGATGAGCTGACTATGGCTGTGCGGAAGGAGCTGACAGTGGCCGTAAGGGACCTGCTGGCCCATGGACTGTATGCCTCCTCCCCAGGGATGAGCCTTGTTATGGCTCCTATTGCTTGTTTGCTGCCAGCCTTCTCCTCGGCCCCTCAGGCCATGCACCCCTGGGAGCTCTTTGTAAAGTACTACCATGCTAAGAACGGCCGAGCTTATGTGGAATCCCCAGCCCGGAAGCTCTCCCAGTCCTTCGCCCTTCCTGTTACGGGAGGCACTGTTGTGACCCCCAAACAGAGCCTGCTGACAGCCATTCACATGGTGCTGACAGAGCACGACCCTTTTAAGCGCAGTGCAGACTCAGAATTGAAGGCTTTGGTGTGCATGGCACTGAATGAGCAGCGTCTGGTGTCCTGGGTGAACCTCATCTGCAAGTCTGGGTCACTCATCGAGCCTCACTACCAGCCCTGGAGCTACATGGCACACACAGGCTTTGAGAGCGCCCTCAACCTGCTCAGTCGCCTCAGCAGCCTCAAGTTTAGCCTCCCTGTAGATCTGGCTGTGCGCCAGCTCAAAAACATCAAAGATGCCTTTTGA
- the LOC104679942 gene encoding putative protein PTGES3L isoform X1: MFSVPLNCSPDHIRGGSCWGRPQDLKIAAPAWNSKCHPGAGAAMARQHARTLWYDRPKYVFMEFCVEDSTDVHVLIEDHRIVFSCKNVDGVELYNEIEFYAKVNSTDSQDKRSSRSITCFVRKWKEKVAWPRLTKEDIKPVWLSVDFDNWRDWEGDEEVELAQVEHYAELLKKVSTKRPPPAMDDLDDDSDSVDATSN, from the exons ATGTTCTCTGTTCCTCTCAACTGTTCTCCCGACCATATAAGGGGAGGCAGCTGCTGGGGGCGTCCCCAGGATCTAAAGATAGCGGCCCCTGCCTGGAACTCTAAATGCCACCCTGGAGCGGGAGCCGCAATGGCACG GCAGCACGCCCGGACCCTGTGGTATGACAGGCCCAAGTATGTGTTCATGGAGTTTTGTGTGGAGGACAGCACCGATGTCCACGTGCTTATTGAGGATCACCGCATTGTGTTCAG CTGCAAGAATGTCGATGGAGTGGAGTTGTACAACGAGATTGAGTTCTATGCCAAAGTGAACTCCACG GACTCCCAGGATAAGCGCTCTTCCCGCTCTATTACTTGCTTTGTgaggaaatggaaggaaaaggTGGCCTGGCCCCGGCTTACCAAGGAGGATATCAAG CCAGTGTGGCTGTCTGTGGACTTTGATAACTGGAGAGACTGGGAAGGGGATGAAGAGGTGGAGCTGGCTCAGGTGGAACATTATGCAGAG CTTTTGAAGAAGGTCAGCACCAAGAGACCTCCACCTGCCATGGATGATTTGGAT gatGATTCTGACAGTGTGGATGCAACAAGTAATTAA
- the LOC104679942 gene encoding putative protein PTGES3L isoform X3 yields the protein MFSVPLNCSPDHIRGGSCWGRPQDLKIAAPAWNSKCHPGAGAAMARCKNVDGVELYNEIEFYAKVNSTDSQDKRSSRSITCFVRKWKEKVAWPRLTKEDIKPVWLSVDFDNWRDWEGDEEVELAQVEHYAELLKKVSTKRPPPAMDDLDDDSDSVDATSN from the exons ATGTTCTCTGTTCCTCTCAACTGTTCTCCCGACCATATAAGGGGAGGCAGCTGCTGGGGGCGTCCCCAGGATCTAAAGATAGCGGCCCCTGCCTGGAACTCTAAATGCCACCCTGGAGCGGGAGCCGCAATGGCACG CTGCAAGAATGTCGATGGAGTGGAGTTGTACAACGAGATTGAGTTCTATGCCAAAGTGAACTCCACG GACTCCCAGGATAAGCGCTCTTCCCGCTCTATTACTTGCTTTGTgaggaaatggaaggaaaaggTGGCCTGGCCCCGGCTTACCAAGGAGGATATCAAG CCAGTGTGGCTGTCTGTGGACTTTGATAACTGGAGAGACTGGGAAGGGGATGAAGAGGTGGAGCTGGCTCAGGTGGAACATTATGCAGAG CTTTTGAAGAAGGTCAGCACCAAGAGACCTCCACCTGCCATGGATGATTTGGAT gatGATTCTGACAGTGTGGATGCAACAAGTAATTAA
- the LOC115894890 gene encoding RUN domain-containing protein 1 isoform X4 yields MTFPRYHSPVSPTLCAQCLIHNRCSIKHYCPELNPPGKGALGDFGTSGPAHHSSGVQANTPLPWQQGARLTCCGVSGKMAAVEAAAEPVTVVAAVGPKAKNEEEEEEEPLPPCEAVRWAPVGAVAEAGPGATAFFEETAAEEPGAVPGSPPDSPGRTLRRLRAERRRLDSALLALSSHFAQVQFRLRQVVRGAPAEQQRLLRELEDFAFRGCPHVLGYEGPGDPASDEGDGLPGDRPRLRGEDQSEQEKQERLETQREKQKELILQLKTQLDDLETFAYQEGSYDSLPQSVVLERQRVIIDELIKKLDMNLNEDISSLSTEELRQRVDAAVAQIVNPARVKEQLVEQLKTQIRDLEMFINFIQDEVGSPLQTGGGHCECKAGGKTGNGCSRTGSSRPPPGNSKTKAEDVKKVRETGLHLMRRALAVLQIFAVSQFGCATGQIPPTLWQRGQADRDYSPLLKRLEVSVDRVKQLALRQQPHNHVITSANLQDLSLGGKDELTMAVRKELTVAVRDLLAHGLYASSPGMSLVMAPIACLLPAFSSAPQAMHPWELFVKYYHAKNGRAYVESPARKLSQSFALPVTGGTVVTPKQSLLTAIHMVLTEHDPFKRSADSELKALVCMALNEQRLVSWVNLICKSGSLIEPHYQPWSYMAHTGFESALNLLSRLSSLKFSLPVDLAVRQLKNIKDAF; encoded by the exons ATGACTTTTCCCCGGTATCATTCACCTGTTTCTCCAACGCTGTGTGCTCAGTGTCTGATtcacaataggtgctcaataaaacaTTATTGTCCTGAATTAAATCCCCCGGGAAAGGGCGCCCTCGGGGACTTCGGAACTTCAGGCCCCGCCCACCACTCCTCTGGGGTTCAGGCCAACACGCCGTTGCCATGGCAGCAGGGGGCGCGGTTGACGTGCTGCGGGGTTTCCGGGAAGATGGCGGCTGTCGAAGCGGCTGCAGAGCCGGTAACGGTGGTGGCGGCTGTTGGGCCAAAAGCGAAAAacgaagaggaggaggaagaggagccgCTGCCACCGTGCGAGGCGGTGCGCTGGGCCCCGGTGGGGGCGGTGGCGGAGGCCGGGCCTGGAGCAACTGCGTTTTTCGAAGAGACGGCGGCCGAGGAGCCTGGCGCTGTCCCGGGCTCCCCGCCGGATTCGCCGGGCCGGACGCTGCGGCGGCTGCGGGCAGAGCGGCGGCGGCTGGACTCGGCGCTGCTGGCGCTGTCCTCGCACTTCGCGCAGGTGCAGTTCCGCCTGCGACAGGTGGTGCGCGGGGCGCCGGCGGAGCAGCAGCGCCTTCTGCGGGAGCTCGAAGACTTCGCCTTCCGCGGCTGCCCTCACGTCCTAGGTTACGAAGGGCCCGGCGACCCCGCCAGCGATGAGGGCGATGGGCTGCCGGGAGACCGGCCACGGTTGCGGGGCGAGGACCAG AGTGAGCAGGAAAAACAAGAGCGTCTGGAAACCCAAAGGGAGAAGCAGAAAGAACTGATACTACAGCTGAAGACCCAGCTAGATGACCTGGAAACATTTGCCTATCAAGAGGGCAGTTACGACTCGCTGCCACAGTCCGTGGTGTTGGAAAGACAGCGG GTGATCATAGATGAGTTAATAAAGAAACTGGACATGAATCTGAATGAGGACATCAGTTCCCTGTCCACTGAAGAGCTTCGTCAGCGCGTAGATGCAGCGGTGGCTCAGATCGTCAACCCAGCCCGAGTCAAAGAACAGTTGGTTGAGCAACTAAAAACTCAGATCCGAGACCTCGAGATGTTCATCAACTTCATCCAAG ATGAAGTGGGAAGCCCCTTGCAGACAGGTGGTGGACACTGTGAGTGCAAGGCCGGTGGGAAGACAGGAAATGGCTGCAGCAGAACAGGCAGCAGCAGACCGCCTCCAGGAAACAGCAAAA caaaggcagaggatgtgaagaaagtcCGGGAGACAGGGCTGCACCTGATGCGGCGAGCGCTGGCAGTGCTCCAGATCTTTGCTGTTAGCCAATTTGGTTGTGCCACAGGCCAGATCCCTCCAACCCTGTGGCAGAGGGGCCAGGCTGACAGAGACTACTCTCCCTTGCTGAAGAGGCTGGAGGTGTCAGTGGACAGAGTGAAGCAGCTAGCCTTGAGGCAGCAGCCACACAACCATGTCATCACCTCTGCCAACCTCCAGGACCTCTCTCTGGGAGGCAAGGATGAGCTGACTATGGCTGTGCGGAAGGAGCTGACAGTGGCCGTAAGGGACCTGCTGGCCCATGGACTGTATGCCTCCTCCCCAGGGATGAGCCTTGTTATGGCTCCTATTGCTTGTTTGCTGCCAGCCTTCTCCTCGGCCCCTCAGGCCATGCACCCCTGGGAGCTCTTTGTAAAGTACTACCATGCTAAGAACGGCCGAGCTTATGTGGAATCCCCAGCCCGGAAGCTCTCCCAGTCCTTCGCCCTTCCTGTTACGGGAGGCACTGTTGTGACCCCCAAACAGAGCCTGCTGACAGCCATTCACATGGTGCTGACAGAGCACGACCCTTTTAAGCGCAGTGCAGACTCAGAATTGAAGGCTTTGGTGTGCATGGCACTGAATGAGCAGCGTCTGGTGTCCTGGGTGAACCTCATCTGCAAGTCTGGGTCACTCATCGAGCCTCACTACCAGCCCTGGAGCTACATGGCACACACAGGCTTTGAGAGCGCCCTCAACCTGCTCAGTCGCCTCAGCAGCCTCAAGTTTAGCCTCCCTGTAGATCTGGCTGTGCGCCAGCTCAAAAACATCAAAGATGCCTTTTGA
- the LOC104679942 gene encoding putative protein PTGES3L isoform X2 — MFSVPLNCSPDHIRGGSCWGRPQDLKIAAPAWNSKCHPGAGAAMARQHARTLWYDRPKYVFMEFCVEDSTDVHVLIEDHRIVFSCKNVDGVELYNEIEFYAKVNSTPVWLSVDFDNWRDWEGDEEVELAQVEHYAELLKKVSTKRPPPAMDDLDDDSDSVDATSN, encoded by the exons ATGTTCTCTGTTCCTCTCAACTGTTCTCCCGACCATATAAGGGGAGGCAGCTGCTGGGGGCGTCCCCAGGATCTAAAGATAGCGGCCCCTGCCTGGAACTCTAAATGCCACCCTGGAGCGGGAGCCGCAATGGCACG GCAGCACGCCCGGACCCTGTGGTATGACAGGCCCAAGTATGTGTTCATGGAGTTTTGTGTGGAGGACAGCACCGATGTCCACGTGCTTATTGAGGATCACCGCATTGTGTTCAG CTGCAAGAATGTCGATGGAGTGGAGTTGTACAACGAGATTGAGTTCTATGCCAAAGTGAACTCCACG CCAGTGTGGCTGTCTGTGGACTTTGATAACTGGAGAGACTGGGAAGGGGATGAAGAGGTGGAGCTGGCTCAGGTGGAACATTATGCAGAG CTTTTGAAGAAGGTCAGCACCAAGAGACCTCCACCTGCCATGGATGATTTGGAT gatGATTCTGACAGTGTGGATGCAACAAGTAATTAA
- the LOC115894890 gene encoding RUN domain-containing protein 1 isoform X3 has translation MTFPRYHSPVSPTLCAQCLIHNRCSIKHYCPELNPPGKGALGDFGTSGPAHHSSGVQANTPLPWQQGARLTCCGVSGKMAAVEAAAEPVTVVAAVGPKAKNEEEEEEEPLPPCEAVRWAPVGAVAEAGPGATAFFEETAAEEPGAVPGSPPDSPGRTLRRLRAERRRLDSALLALSSHFAQVQFRLRQVVRGAPAEQQRLLRELEDFAFRGCPHVLGYEGPGDPASDEGDGLPGDRPRLRGEDQSEQEKQERLETQREKQKELILQLKTQLDDLETFAYQEGSYDSLPQSVVLERQRVIIDELIKKLDMNLNEDISSLSTEELRQRVDAAVAQIVNPARVKEQLVEQLKTQIRDLEMFINFIQDEVGSPLQTGGGHCECKAGGKTGNGCSRTGSSRPPPGNSKTAKAEDVKKVRETGLHLMRRALAVLQIFAVSQFGCATGQIPPTLWQRGQADRDYSPLLKRLEVSVDRVKQLALRQQPHNHVITSANLQDLSLGGKDELTMAVRKELTVAVRDLLAHGLYASSPGMSLVMAPIACLLPAFSSAPQAMHPWELFVKYYHAKNGRAYVESPARKLSQSFALPVTGGTVVTPKQSLLTAIHMVLTEHDPFKRSADSELKALVCMALNEQRLVSWVNLICKSGSLIEPHYQPWSYMAHTGFESALNLLSRLSSLKFSLPVDLAVRQLKNIKDAF, from the exons ATGACTTTTCCCCGGTATCATTCACCTGTTTCTCCAACGCTGTGTGCTCAGTGTCTGATtcacaataggtgctcaataaaacaTTATTGTCCTGAATTAAATCCCCCGGGAAAGGGCGCCCTCGGGGACTTCGGAACTTCAGGCCCCGCCCACCACTCCTCTGGGGTTCAGGCCAACACGCCGTTGCCATGGCAGCAGGGGGCGCGGTTGACGTGCTGCGGGGTTTCCGGGAAGATGGCGGCTGTCGAAGCGGCTGCAGAGCCGGTAACGGTGGTGGCGGCTGTTGGGCCAAAAGCGAAAAacgaagaggaggaggaagaggagccgCTGCCACCGTGCGAGGCGGTGCGCTGGGCCCCGGTGGGGGCGGTGGCGGAGGCCGGGCCTGGAGCAACTGCGTTTTTCGAAGAGACGGCGGCCGAGGAGCCTGGCGCTGTCCCGGGCTCCCCGCCGGATTCGCCGGGCCGGACGCTGCGGCGGCTGCGGGCAGAGCGGCGGCGGCTGGACTCGGCGCTGCTGGCGCTGTCCTCGCACTTCGCGCAGGTGCAGTTCCGCCTGCGACAGGTGGTGCGCGGGGCGCCGGCGGAGCAGCAGCGCCTTCTGCGGGAGCTCGAAGACTTCGCCTTCCGCGGCTGCCCTCACGTCCTAGGTTACGAAGGGCCCGGCGACCCCGCCAGCGATGAGGGCGATGGGCTGCCGGGAGACCGGCCACGGTTGCGGGGCGAGGACCAG AGTGAGCAGGAAAAACAAGAGCGTCTGGAAACCCAAAGGGAGAAGCAGAAAGAACTGATACTACAGCTGAAGACCCAGCTAGATGACCTGGAAACATTTGCCTATCAAGAGGGCAGTTACGACTCGCTGCCACAGTCCGTGGTGTTGGAAAGACAGCGG GTGATCATAGATGAGTTAATAAAGAAACTGGACATGAATCTGAATGAGGACATCAGTTCCCTGTCCACTGAAGAGCTTCGTCAGCGCGTAGATGCAGCGGTGGCTCAGATCGTCAACCCAGCCCGAGTCAAAGAACAGTTGGTTGAGCAACTAAAAACTCAGATCCGAGACCTCGAGATGTTCATCAACTTCATCCAAG ATGAAGTGGGAAGCCCCTTGCAGACAGGTGGTGGACACTGTGAGTGCAAGGCCGGTGGGAAGACAGGAAATGGCTGCAGCAGAACAGGCAGCAGCAGACCGCCTCCAGGAAACAGCAAAA cagcaaaggcagaggatgtgaagaaagtcCGGGAGACAGGGCTGCACCTGATGCGGCGAGCGCTGGCAGTGCTCCAGATCTTTGCTGTTAGCCAATTTGGTTGTGCCACAGGCCAGATCCCTCCAACCCTGTGGCAGAGGGGCCAGGCTGACAGAGACTACTCTCCCTTGCTGAAGAGGCTGGAGGTGTCAGTGGACAGAGTGAAGCAGCTAGCCTTGAGGCAGCAGCCACACAACCATGTCATCACCTCTGCCAACCTCCAGGACCTCTCTCTGGGAGGCAAGGATGAGCTGACTATGGCTGTGCGGAAGGAGCTGACAGTGGCCGTAAGGGACCTGCTGGCCCATGGACTGTATGCCTCCTCCCCAGGGATGAGCCTTGTTATGGCTCCTATTGCTTGTTTGCTGCCAGCCTTCTCCTCGGCCCCTCAGGCCATGCACCCCTGGGAGCTCTTTGTAAAGTACTACCATGCTAAGAACGGCCGAGCTTATGTGGAATCCCCAGCCCGGAAGCTCTCCCAGTCCTTCGCCCTTCCTGTTACGGGAGGCACTGTTGTGACCCCCAAACAGAGCCTGCTGACAGCCATTCACATGGTGCTGACAGAGCACGACCCTTTTAAGCGCAGTGCAGACTCAGAATTGAAGGCTTTGGTGTGCATGGCACTGAATGAGCAGCGTCTGGTGTCCTGGGTGAACCTCATCTGCAAGTCTGGGTCACTCATCGAGCCTCACTACCAGCCCTGGAGCTACATGGCACACACAGGCTTTGAGAGCGCCCTCAACCTGCTCAGTCGCCTCAGCAGCCTCAAGTTTAGCCTCCCTGTAGATCTGGCTGTGCGCCAGCTCAAAAACATCAAAGATGCCTTTTGA
- the LOC115894890 gene encoding RUN domain-containing protein 1 isoform X1 yields MTFPRYHSPVSPTLCAQCLIHNRCSIKHYCPELNPPGKGALGDFGTSGPAHHSSGVQANTPLPWQQGARLTCCGVSGKMAAVEAAAEPVTVVAAVGPKAKNEEEEEEEPLPPCEAVRWAPVGAVAEAGPGATAFFEETAAEEPGAVPGSPPDSPGRTLRRLRAERRRLDSALLALSSHFAQVQFRLRQVVRGAPAEQQRLLRELEDFAFRGCPHVLGYEGPGDPASDEGDGLPGDRPRLRGEDQGLSEQEKQERLETQREKQKELILQLKTQLDDLETFAYQEGSYDSLPQSVVLERQRVIIDELIKKLDMNLNEDISSLSTEELRQRVDAAVAQIVNPARVKEQLVEQLKTQIRDLEMFINFIQDEVGSPLQTGGGHCECKAGGKTGNGCSRTGSSRPPPGNSKTAKAEDVKKVRETGLHLMRRALAVLQIFAVSQFGCATGQIPPTLWQRGQADRDYSPLLKRLEVSVDRVKQLALRQQPHNHVITSANLQDLSLGGKDELTMAVRKELTVAVRDLLAHGLYASSPGMSLVMAPIACLLPAFSSAPQAMHPWELFVKYYHAKNGRAYVESPARKLSQSFALPVTGGTVVTPKQSLLTAIHMVLTEHDPFKRSADSELKALVCMALNEQRLVSWVNLICKSGSLIEPHYQPWSYMAHTGFESALNLLSRLSSLKFSLPVDLAVRQLKNIKDAF; encoded by the exons ATGACTTTTCCCCGGTATCATTCACCTGTTTCTCCAACGCTGTGTGCTCAGTGTCTGATtcacaataggtgctcaataaaacaTTATTGTCCTGAATTAAATCCCCCGGGAAAGGGCGCCCTCGGGGACTTCGGAACTTCAGGCCCCGCCCACCACTCCTCTGGGGTTCAGGCCAACACGCCGTTGCCATGGCAGCAGGGGGCGCGGTTGACGTGCTGCGGGGTTTCCGGGAAGATGGCGGCTGTCGAAGCGGCTGCAGAGCCGGTAACGGTGGTGGCGGCTGTTGGGCCAAAAGCGAAAAacgaagaggaggaggaagaggagccgCTGCCACCGTGCGAGGCGGTGCGCTGGGCCCCGGTGGGGGCGGTGGCGGAGGCCGGGCCTGGAGCAACTGCGTTTTTCGAAGAGACGGCGGCCGAGGAGCCTGGCGCTGTCCCGGGCTCCCCGCCGGATTCGCCGGGCCGGACGCTGCGGCGGCTGCGGGCAGAGCGGCGGCGGCTGGACTCGGCGCTGCTGGCGCTGTCCTCGCACTTCGCGCAGGTGCAGTTCCGCCTGCGACAGGTGGTGCGCGGGGCGCCGGCGGAGCAGCAGCGCCTTCTGCGGGAGCTCGAAGACTTCGCCTTCCGCGGCTGCCCTCACGTCCTAGGTTACGAAGGGCCCGGCGACCCCGCCAGCGATGAGGGCGATGGGCTGCCGGGAGACCGGCCACGGTTGCGGGGCGAGGACCAG GGCTTG AGTGAGCAGGAAAAACAAGAGCGTCTGGAAACCCAAAGGGAGAAGCAGAAAGAACTGATACTACAGCTGAAGACCCAGCTAGATGACCTGGAAACATTTGCCTATCAAGAGGGCAGTTACGACTCGCTGCCACAGTCCGTGGTGTTGGAAAGACAGCGG GTGATCATAGATGAGTTAATAAAGAAACTGGACATGAATCTGAATGAGGACATCAGTTCCCTGTCCACTGAAGAGCTTCGTCAGCGCGTAGATGCAGCGGTGGCTCAGATCGTCAACCCAGCCCGAGTCAAAGAACAGTTGGTTGAGCAACTAAAAACTCAGATCCGAGACCTCGAGATGTTCATCAACTTCATCCAAG ATGAAGTGGGAAGCCCCTTGCAGACAGGTGGTGGACACTGTGAGTGCAAGGCCGGTGGGAAGACAGGAAATGGCTGCAGCAGAACAGGCAGCAGCAGACCGCCTCCAGGAAACAGCAAAA cagcaaaggcagaggatgtgaagaaagtcCGGGAGACAGGGCTGCACCTGATGCGGCGAGCGCTGGCAGTGCTCCAGATCTTTGCTGTTAGCCAATTTGGTTGTGCCACAGGCCAGATCCCTCCAACCCTGTGGCAGAGGGGCCAGGCTGACAGAGACTACTCTCCCTTGCTGAAGAGGCTGGAGGTGTCAGTGGACAGAGTGAAGCAGCTAGCCTTGAGGCAGCAGCCACACAACCATGTCATCACCTCTGCCAACCTCCAGGACCTCTCTCTGGGAGGCAAGGATGAGCTGACTATGGCTGTGCGGAAGGAGCTGACAGTGGCCGTAAGGGACCTGCTGGCCCATGGACTGTATGCCTCCTCCCCAGGGATGAGCCTTGTTATGGCTCCTATTGCTTGTTTGCTGCCAGCCTTCTCCTCGGCCCCTCAGGCCATGCACCCCTGGGAGCTCTTTGTAAAGTACTACCATGCTAAGAACGGCCGAGCTTATGTGGAATCCCCAGCCCGGAAGCTCTCCCAGTCCTTCGCCCTTCCTGTTACGGGAGGCACTGTTGTGACCCCCAAACAGAGCCTGCTGACAGCCATTCACATGGTGCTGACAGAGCACGACCCTTTTAAGCGCAGTGCAGACTCAGAATTGAAGGCTTTGGTGTGCATGGCACTGAATGAGCAGCGTCTGGTGTCCTGGGTGAACCTCATCTGCAAGTCTGGGTCACTCATCGAGCCTCACTACCAGCCCTGGAGCTACATGGCACACACAGGCTTTGAGAGCGCCCTCAACCTGCTCAGTCGCCTCAGCAGCCTCAAGTTTAGCCTCCCTGTAGATCTGGCTGTGCGCCAGCTCAAAAACATCAAAGATGCCTTTTGA